In one Mucilaginibacter ginsenosidivorax genomic region, the following are encoded:
- a CDS encoding N-acetylglucosamine kinase codes for MIIIADGGSTKTNWCLVTEEGKKVYFNTEGYNPYFSSTEYIIQSLNESLPTDLDKNEITEVNYYGAGCSTDDMRNLVKVAMEAVFTKAKVNIGHDLLAAARALLGNTEGFAAILGTGTNTCIYDGKDVVQNIDSGAYILGDEGSGCYIGKKLLTDYLRGYMPEPVRNLFWETFKLTPDDINEQVYTQPRANRFCASFSKFVYDNNVHIEYSRNLVRTSFEDFFRNLVTHYPDYQKYTFNCIGSVGYNFRNVLEEVVTENGMVVGNIIRSPIDNLVKYHLELSPSSL; via the coding sequence ATGATCATAATTGCTGACGGTGGCTCAACTAAAACAAACTGGTGTCTGGTTACCGAAGAAGGTAAAAAAGTGTATTTCAACACTGAGGGATATAACCCCTATTTTTCAAGCACCGAGTACATCATCCAATCGTTAAACGAGAGTTTGCCTACCGACCTTGATAAAAACGAGATAACCGAAGTTAATTACTACGGTGCAGGTTGCTCAACAGATGATATGCGTAACCTTGTAAAGGTTGCCATGGAAGCTGTTTTCACTAAAGCTAAGGTAAACATTGGTCATGACTTGCTTGCCGCTGCACGCGCCTTGTTAGGTAACACCGAAGGTTTCGCAGCTATTTTAGGTACAGGTACCAACACTTGTATTTATGATGGTAAAGATGTTGTACAAAACATCGATTCAGGCGCTTATATCCTTGGCGATGAGGGCAGCGGCTGCTACATCGGTAAAAAGTTATTAACTGACTACTTACGTGGTTATATGCCCGAGCCGGTGCGCAACCTGTTCTGGGAAACCTTTAAACTTACGCCCGATGATATTAACGAGCAGGTTTATACCCAGCCACGTGCCAACCGTTTTTGTGCAAGCTTCAGCAAGTTTGTTTACGATAATAATGTGCATATTGAATATTCACGCAACTTAGTACGCACCTCGTTCGAAGACTTTTTCCGTAACCTGGTTACCCACTACCCCGATTATCAAAAATACACCTTCAACTGCATTGGTTCTGTAGGCTACAACTTCCGTAACGTATTGGAAGAGGTTGTTACCGAAAACGGAATGGTTGTAGGCAACATCATCCGCTCGCCTATAGATAACCTGGTTAAATACCATTTGGAGTTATCGCCGAGCTCTTTGTAG